From the Amycolatopsis thermoflava N1165 genome, one window contains:
- the murG gene encoding undecaprenyldiphospho-muramoylpentapeptide beta-N-acetylglucosaminyltransferase encodes MSKAVTGVAPTVVVAGGGTAGHIEPALALADAVRRLRPDATVVALGTSRGLENKLVPARGYPLELIPPVPLPRKPTTDLLRLPLKIRDSVKQTREVLDRVGADVVVGFGGYVSLPAYFAARGRVPIVVHEANQSPGLANRVGARFAKRVAVAVPGTPLPGAEVVGIPLRRSITSLDRAALRAEARAHFGLDPDAPTLLVFGGSQGAQSINNAVSGAAKELAEAGIGVLHAHGPKNSLVVQEFPGRPPYVPVPYLERMDLAYAAADVVLCRSGAMTAAEVSAVGLPAVFVPLPHGNGEQAINARPAVDAGAALLVPDADLTPAKVAELVVPLVTDAARVARMGSAAVGLGHREADEVLARIVLEVCGK; translated from the coding sequence GTGAGCAAGGCGGTTACCGGCGTGGCTCCCACCGTGGTGGTGGCGGGCGGCGGCACGGCCGGACACATCGAACCCGCGCTGGCGCTGGCCGACGCCGTGCGGCGGCTGCGGCCGGACGCCACGGTGGTCGCACTCGGCACGTCCCGCGGGCTGGAGAACAAGCTCGTCCCGGCGCGCGGCTACCCGCTGGAGCTGATCCCGCCGGTGCCGCTGCCGCGCAAGCCGACCACCGATCTGCTGCGGCTGCCGCTGAAGATCCGGGACTCGGTGAAGCAGACGCGCGAGGTGCTGGACCGGGTCGGCGCGGACGTCGTGGTCGGGTTCGGCGGTTACGTGTCGCTGCCGGCGTACTTCGCCGCGCGCGGCCGGGTGCCGATCGTGGTGCACGAGGCCAACCAGTCGCCGGGCCTGGCCAACCGGGTCGGCGCGCGCTTCGCGAAGCGGGTCGCGGTCGCGGTGCCGGGCACGCCGCTGCCGGGCGCGGAGGTGGTGGGCATCCCGCTGCGGCGGTCGATCACCTCGCTGGACCGGGCGGCGCTGCGGGCGGAGGCCCGCGCGCACTTCGGGCTCGACCCGGACGCGCCGACGCTGCTGGTGTTCGGCGGTTCGCAGGGCGCCCAGTCGATCAACAACGCGGTGTCCGGCGCGGCCAAGGAGCTGGCCGAGGCCGGGATCGGCGTGCTGCACGCGCACGGGCCGAAGAACAGCCTGGTCGTGCAGGAGTTCCCGGGCCGCCCGCCGTACGTGCCGGTGCCCTACCTGGAGCGGATGGACCTGGCCTACGCCGCCGCCGACGTGGTGCTGTGCCGGTCCGGCGCGATGACCGCGGCCGAGGTGTCCGCGGTCGGGCTGCCCGCGGTGTTCGTGCCGCTGCCGCACGGCAATGGCGAGCAGGCGATCAACGCCAGGCCCGCGGTGGACGCCGGCGCGGCGCTGCTGGTGCCCGACGCCGACCTGACCCCGGCGAAGGTGGCCGAGCTGGTCGTCCCGCTGGTCACCGACGCTGCCCGGGTCGCTCGGATGGGGTCGGCGGCGGTCGGGCTCGGCCACCGCGAGGCCGACGAGGTGCTGGCGCGGATCGTCCTGGAGGTGTGCGGAAAGTGA